Proteins from one Oncorhynchus tshawytscha isolate Ot180627B linkage group LG16, Otsh_v2.0, whole genome shotgun sequence genomic window:
- the cdk20 gene encoding cyclin-dependent kinase 20, with translation MDQYSILGRIGEGAHGIVFKAKHIETGETVALKKVALRKLEDGIPNQALREIKALQEIEDNQYVVKLKDVFPHGTGFVLVFEYMLSDLSEVIRNSQRPLTEAHVKGYMMMLLKGVAFCHENSIMHRDLKPANLLISSTGHLKIADFGLARLFNNDGEHLYSHQVATRWYRAPELLYGARKYDEGVDLWAVGCIFGELLNNSPLFPGENDIEQLCCVLRVLGTPNQRMWPEITELPDYNKITFKENPAIPLEEIVPDTSPQAVDLLNKFLVYPSKQRISARQALLHPYLFSEPLPAHHSELPIPQHGGKHSRQRLQPPVEFSVDLPLSESLVDPALVQGHAWCL, from the exons ATGGATCAATATAGTATTTTGGGTAGAATAGGAGAAGGAGCCCATGGCATTGTTTTCAAAGCAAAACATATCGAG ACTGGAGAGACTGTGGCTCTGAAGAAAGTAGCTCTGAGAAAGTTGGAGGATGGGATCCCCAACCAAGCCCTCAGAGAGATCAAGGCTTTACAGGAGATTGAAGACAACCAATAT GTGGTGAAGCTCAAGGACGTGTTTCCCCACGGTACAGGGTTCGTCTTGGTGTTTGAGTACATGCTCTCTGACCTCTCTGAGGTCATCAGGAACTCTCAGAGGCCTCTCACCGAGGCACATGTCAAAGGTTACATGATGATGCTGCTCAAAGGGGTTGCCTTCTGCCACGAGAACTCCATCAtgcacaga gatCTGAAACCAGCCAACCTGCTCATCAGCTCTACAGGTCATCTGAAGATAGCAGACTTTGGCCTGGCCAGACTTTTCAACAACGACGGAGAGCATCTCTACAGCCATCAGGTGGCCACCAG GTGGTATCGAGCACCAGAACTGCTCTATGGGGCAAGAAAATACGACGAAGGTGTAGATCTCTG GGCAGTGGGTTGTATCTTTGGGGAACTTCTGAATAACTCCCCTCTGTTCCCTGGAGAGAATGACATAGAACAGTTGTGCTGTGTTCTCCGAGTCCTGGGGACACCTAACCAGCGCATGTGGCCG gaGATCACAGAGCTGCCTGACTACAATAAGATCACTTTTAAGGAGAACCCTGCCATCCCTCTTGAGGAGATAGTACCTGATACCTCACCTCAGGCTGTGGACCTGCTCAACAAGTTCCTGGTCTACCCCTCTAAACAGAGGATTAGCGCCAGACAG gccctGCTCCATCCCTATTTGTTCTCTGAGCCGCTGCCGGCCCACCACTCGGAGCTGCCTATCCCCCAGCACGGAGGGAAACATTCCCGTCAGCGACTCCAGCCTCCTGTCGAATTCTCTGTAGATCTGCCCCTCTCAGAGAGCCTGGTGGACCCTGCTTTGGTCCAGGGACATGCCTGGTGTCTATGA